The DNA window AAAAGTTTTTAATATGATAAGAGATAACAAACCGGATATTTTGGTAACAACGGGGGATTTTATAGACAGATACAGTAGTAAACTTGATGAATTCTGCAGCATGCTTGCTTCCTTCAATCCGCCGTACGGTAAGTACGCCGTTTTGGGCAATCATGAACTGTATGCTGGTATCGATGAATCAATTCGTTTTCTAAACGCATGTGGTTTTGAAGTACTTAGGGGATACGGTCGCGCCGTGAGTGATTGGTTTTATATTGCCGGTGTGGATGACAGAAGCATCGTGGAAGCAGGTTTGGCTACTGGTAAGACAGAAGATGAGCTTTTGATTGAAATTCCACCCAATAGTTATGCGGTTTTACTCAAACATAGACCTATTCCTGCTCCGTGTGGATCACGAAGCTTTAGTTTACAAATTTCAGGTCATACCCATGCTGGACAGATTTTTCCCTTCAATTTTGTTACGTCTCTCTTTTTTCCTCTGCATGCGGGAAATTATGAAGTTCAATGTGGGATGTTTCTTCACGTGAGCAGAGGTACAGGTACATGGGGACCACCTATAAGGTTATTTTCGACTCCTGAAATTTCAATTATTGACCTTTTACCGGAAGGAAATGATGCTTCAAAATAGATCTTTAAAGGAAGTGGTTATGTACACAGACGGTGCTTGCCTGGGTAATCCTGGTCGTGGTGGTTATGGTGTTGTGCTATTGTATGGTAAGTTTCGGAAGGAAATATCAGGTGGTTACCGCCTTACCACAAACAACAGGATGGAATTAATGGCTGTAATATCTGGACTAATGCAACTCAAAGAACCCTGCCGTGTCACGGTATATGTGGATTCCCAGTACGTTGTAAACGCGGTGAACAAAGGATGGGTCAAAAATTGGAAAAAAAATGGATGGAAGAGAAGTGGAAACAAAAAGGTGGCAAATGTGGACCTCTGGGAAAAACTCTTAAAACTATGTGAGAGGCATGAAGTTTCATTTGTGTGGTTAAAGGGACACGATGGAGATCCCCATAATGAGCGTTGTGATGAGCTGTCCAGAGAGGCAGCAATGAAAAACAACCTTCCAGAGGACCCGGGTTTTCTCGGGAATGTTGACTGAATCTTTGTTTGTGTTCGTTAGTTTGCTTCGCCTAGCCCCAGGAGGGAAACCACATAGTCGGCGATTGCG is part of the Syntrophales bacterium genome and encodes:
- the rnhA gene encoding ribonuclease HI produces the protein MLQNRSLKEVVMYTDGACLGNPGRGGYGVVLLYGKFRKEISGGYRLTTNNRMELMAVISGLMQLKEPCRVTVYVDSQYVVNAVNKGWVKNWKKNGWKRSGNKKVANVDLWEKLLKLCERHEVSFVWLKGHDGDPHNERCDELSREAAMKNNLPEDPGFLGNVD
- a CDS encoding metallophosphoesterase, whose amino-acid sequence is MTLFFSLVLTFYGYIEARNPVIERFEIRDSKVMHNFFRIVQISDLHAGVMTDKKRLEKVFNMIRDNKPDILVTTGDFIDRYSSKLDEFCSMLASFNPPYGKYAVLGNHELYAGIDESIRFLNACGFEVLRGYGRAVSDWFYIAGVDDRSIVEAGLATGKTEDELLIEIPPNSYAVLLKHRPIPAPCGSRSFSLQISGHTHAGQIFPFNFVTSLFFPLHAGNYEVQCGMFLHVSRGTGTWGPPIRLFSTPEISIIDLLPEGNDASK